A part of Marinomonas rhizomae genomic DNA contains:
- a CDS encoding YkgJ family cysteine cluster protein, whose product MTNDRDIIARLRERIPAFKCKSGCHDCCGPVTASSEEMLRLPIKSDAEHEAALEELNCVHLGPNGCEVYDERPLICRLFGTTPKMACPNDCGPETMVDAEIEDQVHHYIARTRQVLV is encoded by the coding sequence ATGACGAATGACCGAGACATAATTGCTCGACTGCGAGAGCGAATTCCAGCCTTTAAATGCAAATCAGGTTGTCACGATTGTTGCGGGCCTGTCACAGCCTCTTCGGAAGAAATGTTACGTCTGCCCATTAAATCCGATGCCGAACATGAAGCAGCTTTAGAAGAGCTAAATTGTGTTCACTTAGGGCCAAATGGCTGCGAAGTCTACGACGAACGCCCATTAATTTGCCGACTTTTCGGCACAACACCTAAAATGGCTTGCCCCAATGATTGCGGACCAGAAACCATGGTCGATGCTGAAATTGAGGATCAGGTCCATCACTACATAGCCAGAACCAGACAAG
- the cls gene encoding cardiolipin synthase, with translation MQVLETLFEWISFHWVTIIVVLHIGLSVVASLHVLLFKENERTSLAWIGLVIFSPVLGSLFYWLFGINRIRRIAKREHPHSLKQDFRYKEDCIAFHGLPKHWHSSITAGYALHPVHYVDENSVELLVNGDNAYPAMIKSIQSAKQHIVLSSYIFDYDSLGRQFVNALAQAKLRGVVVHVLLDGIGVGYSWRKSDRALKSRGVRTAQFLPAISLTGIRFINLRNHRKILCVDGEEAYIGGMNISKNNQVNSAKHPIDDVHFRVTGPVIDQISQVFIEDWFFATRELIQFPTYKAIALKSKVGNKVVSRVIQDGPDEHHNRIRWTLINALVYAQKSVRIITPYFIPDQTLMTSLHAAALRGVSVEIIVPEHSNILFVDWVMEANYSRIIEHGIKIFKNKRPFDHSKIVLIDDIWSFIGSTNWDARSLEFNFEINLECFDTGLNTQLTELFEKKKFNAEQVLEEDMSKLPIFKKVRNNLFRLFSPYL, from the coding sequence ATGCAGGTATTAGAGACATTATTTGAATGGATTAGCTTTCACTGGGTAACTATTATTGTAGTGTTGCATATTGGTTTGTCTGTGGTGGCCTCTTTGCATGTGCTACTGTTCAAAGAGAATGAACGTACTTCTCTTGCTTGGATAGGTCTAGTGATATTTTCGCCTGTGTTAGGCAGCCTGTTTTACTGGTTATTTGGTATCAACCGCATTAGGCGCATAGCAAAGAGAGAACACCCTCACAGTCTTAAGCAAGACTTTCGATATAAAGAGGATTGTATTGCCTTTCACGGCTTACCTAAACATTGGCACTCTTCTATTACTGCAGGATACGCTCTCCATCCAGTGCATTATGTTGATGAGAATAGTGTTGAGCTTCTGGTGAACGGTGATAATGCTTATCCAGCGATGATTAAATCCATTCAATCGGCAAAGCAACATATTGTTTTATCGAGTTATATTTTTGATTACGACTCGCTCGGACGACAATTTGTTAATGCTTTAGCTCAAGCAAAGCTGCGAGGGGTGGTCGTTCATGTTTTATTAGATGGAATAGGTGTTGGGTATAGTTGGCGTAAATCCGATAGAGCATTAAAGAGTCGAGGCGTGAGAACAGCGCAATTTTTACCTGCCATTTCACTGACAGGCATTCGTTTCATTAATTTGAGAAACCATAGAAAAATACTCTGTGTCGATGGTGAAGAAGCTTATATTGGTGGTATGAACATCAGTAAAAATAACCAAGTAAACTCTGCTAAACATCCGATTGATGATGTTCATTTTAGAGTGACGGGTCCCGTTATTGACCAGATTAGCCAAGTGTTTATAGAGGACTGGTTTTTTGCCACAAGGGAATTGATTCAATTTCCTACTTATAAAGCAATTGCTTTGAAATCGAAAGTTGGTAACAAGGTTGTTTCCCGAGTCATTCAAGATGGCCCAGATGAGCATCATAATAGAATACGCTGGACATTAATTAATGCGCTAGTCTACGCGCAGAAAAGCGTCCGGATCATTACGCCTTATTTTATTCCAGATCAGACATTGATGACGTCTCTTCATGCAGCTGCCTTGCGTGGCGTATCTGTAGAAATTATTGTGCCCGAACACAGTAATATTCTTTTCGTTGATTGGGTGATGGAAGCAAATTACTCCAGAATCATAGAGCATGGGATAAAGATATTTAAAAACAAGAGACCGTTTGATCACAGTAAAATCGTTCTTATCGATGATATTTGGTCATTCATAGGATCTACTAATTGGGACGCAAGAAGCTTGGAATTTAACTTCGAAATCAATTTAGAGTGTTTTGACACTGGCCTAAATACGCAGCTTACAGAGCTGTTTGAGAAGAAGAAATTTAATGCTGAGCAAGTATTAGAAGAAGATATGAGTAAACTACCTATCTTTAAAAAAGTCCGTAATAACTTGTTTCGTTTGTTTTCTCCATATTTGTGA